The genomic interval tgTGACCAAAGGGGGAAAACAGGAGAGCGCAGTGAACAATGGAATCTCCCAGGATACTCGGGAGGGTTGGCAAGACTGGCATCACCACGGGCGACCCCCATTCTCATTAAAGTAGTCATTTAAATGTGAACGCGAGGTGACAAACAGTATCTACAGTTAGTGGAAAGAAGGAGAGTTGTGCCTGATGAACTGTAGCGCAGTTATATTGAATCAAACTGTGACAGACTGCAGTGTTTGCAGGCGGTTCCTGCTTCTGCAACAAGCTGAAATTATTAAGTTGAAATTACACAGTGTTACAGAGTCTGCCACGTTCACAATGCTAATTATTTACTGCATAATTAGTTGAAATTGCACTAATTAGACCTAATTATGTTGTTACGCTCTTGTGGTTATTTAAGTTCTTGTCTAATCTCAGTTTTAAGGTGCGCAGTTTGCTGTTAGCCTGAAGCTACGTCCTCCACGCTCGCTCCCTCACCTCCCTGACCGCTGGCCGGCACGTTCATGGTGGCCAGGATGCTCTGCAGGTCTCTCAGCTGGATGGGCTGTGTGGGGTTCGCTGCCCCCGCCGCCAGAGAGGTCACAGCAGGGGTGGAGGGAGTGGTGGCCGTCGGAGAGGCTGCTGAGGTGGCGGAGGGAGTGATGGGAGTGGTGGGCACCTGGGTGGAGCCGAGCCGACTGGCGGTAGAGGTAGAGGTGGGGGTGACGGCCGTGGACGgactgagagaaaacagaaaaagaaaaaaaaaattcaaatcaatCCAAGATCACTGGAAAAATATCAACTTCTAATATTATGTGTGAATACACAACACCAACCTGTGATAGTCAGTGTTATTATCAAGGCTCACACAGCTTTAATTGGCATGAAAGccatcaaatcaaataaagtaTAACATAATCCAGATGCCTTTTTAATTGATGATTAGAGCAATTCTCAAAGTAGAGTCCCCAGGAAAGAGGGGAGTCATTTGTTTTCACCGTGATTTCTTACTCCCACACTACTACAACTTCAACAGGCAACTAATGAAACATCACAAATGAATGTGTCACACACAGAAGTAACACAATGACATAATGTATAAAAACTGTGGTCACGGGTTTCAAACACTTTCATGAtctaaaaatgacatttaaaagcagAATTCTTCTCGGATGGAAGACCGTTGAACAACACTTTATTAAATGGTGGTACGTGGTGTAACATGAGTCAGTTTAGGGGTCCTCGATGTGAAAAAGTTTAAGACCCAGAAGatcagatgaaaataaatcagaactGTTTCTGTAATCATTTTTGACTCCCTCAGTTATAAGAACAAACTGCTCCTGTTTGTCTTTATGACAATAAATATcttttggttggacaaaagaggAGATATGAAGACATAATATCAGCCTTTAATTCATCAGTGAATCAAGATATTATCTGCAGTTCAATTGATAATGGAAGTAACTGTTAGTTGCAGGCCCAGATGAGACCTTGTGAAGAAACTGTCTGCTGTTTCATCACAGATTTCTCCATTTTGGTGAATAAAAAGTTCTCGGCAAACATGGACCTTTTGCtcagaatttgtttttttcaaactgctATTTTCAAAGTCAACAATGAAGCTTGTAAAGTAGCTGTTGAACACTGCTATGGAAGAAGCCCTTGATCTTTGACCATAAAGTATTGAAACTAAAATGTTGCTCATTGTTCCAGTTTTCAGACGGCTGACTCTGTtgtgctcttcctcctcctgtctgtcatcactTCATATTTCTCAGCAACGTCTCCTTTGTTTGGCAATTTACCAGCAGGGATGAAAGAATTACGCCAAACAACCAACTAGGCCAAACATACACGTTACAAAATGTTAGAAGAGATGGATGTTTCTTGGATATCAACACACCTTGTGGAGGAGTTACTGGCTGCAGgaacgctgctgctgctgctgctgctgcccaggAGGTTGGCCAAGCCTGGACCAGCGAGAGCCCCGAGACCGCCTGACatccagacaaaaaaaacaatcagcatTATTCTCTTAAGAACATGGAACTGCATTTACCAAGATTGACATCTTTTGTCTTATTAATTTAGAAGATACGTACCAATCCCGCCTAGCCCAGTTGGTCCAATGAGCTGCATGAGCTGGTTGTGGCTCATGTTACCCAGAAGGCTCTGCAGGCCGCCCTCCCCTTTTTACATGAGAACAGAACCAGCAAAAATTAAAATTTGAGATGTTTTCTGCAGCATATTTCGGGTATATTTGCACAGGAAAAAATCAGAGGATGTGAGATCTGTTACCTCCCAGAGCGGACAGATCGTGTCCTCCACTGCCGCCACTACCGAGCGTGCCGGGCATGGGCGGGTTGTTGAGGTACTCGTTCACTTTGCGACAGTTCTCCTCATCCTTGTCGGTCTTCGGCTCCTGAGATCAGAAAAACgcaacagacaaaagagtttCCATGATTTTTTccatggccttaaaataatatcacaacATTTTTAGGGTATATTGCGATATACGATATTTCCACAATTTTGCCCGGCCTTAGTTTACACATTAATTTACGCAAACAAGATAAACAGATCAGACTTTTCAGTGATTAAAGGATAAAGCTTTGTTCTTATTGTCGACACACTTTGACTCAAACACCATATCGATCCCTTTTCAATTTTCTATGTGTCAGGCTAGAAAAAATAGCCCAACctaccaacccaaagcatcaatatttgatgacctgggatatctgattctctctctccagaatcgctttttgcacctttaaattaaagtttgaataaaaaactaaatgtacATGCAATGAATAAAGTCTTCGTATAGCGGTGTCCTTACCTGCAGTAGTAAACTTGTCTCTTGTAAATAGAGTTTTATCATTATGTCCTGAATCAAGTGAAGAACTAAACTTCATGGACACAGCCGTGCGTGACATACTGTTCAGATACATACCTGCATCCAGAAGAAAAGTCTTTTGGAGCCAGCCTTGAACTTCAACACATAAACTCGTCCGGTGGTGCACTGGTTCACCCGCTTGAACTCGCAGTCATCAGGGAAGATGATCAGGTCCTAAGTGAGAACAATAAAAAGGGTTCATCCTGACATTCAGACTCAGGTCGAGCCAGCATCCCATTCAAACTGTGTCACCTACATCATCCACGTTCCCGGTTGTCCGATCCTTCCAGCAGAAGTGGATGAGGGAGTCGTCGGTCTGCTGGATGTACACCTGACCTTTGCGCTTGTCAGGGGTCACCGTGCTGCCCTTCATGGTCATCTTGCCGGCCCGAAACTCCACCAGGTACTTGCTGGAGGAGCCGCGGGACCCAGACACCATGCTGGGGAACAAAGCTCCAGAGGCCATGATGAGATGGACAGACTGCTACAGggacagaaagaggaggaaggccTCAGTCAGTTCATACACAGAGACACATGGGCTCTCACTGAACACAGGCTGTGGGAGGACAATGAGTCCTCAGATATTACACTGATGGAGACATGGGCTTGTCTTATTCCTGATGTGTCACTGAACGCTGCTAATGACCCTGTTCTCCAGCTGTACACTCATTACTGCATATTCCTAATGTTAGCTCTTCTATGCTGATCCATTCTGTACATGTCTCTAGCCTACTAGCTTATTTATTCTATAGCTATAATATTGTTATTACCTCACAGATATAAAAAGGCTCTCCAAGGCTGACACCTAAATAAGAAACGGACCAGAGAATACTACAAAGAAGCAGACTAAAAAACGGATAACAGCACTGGGAGACAGCTCATCCCAGTGCTCCCATAATGAGGGAGCTACTGGAGCAGCCACAGTAGCCCACAGATGACTCTGCATCCTGAAGCTAGCAGCGCGTTTCAGCTCAGCGCGCTCACGACTCGgctacatttttacatttcatacaCGACGACACCAACACACCTGATATCTATGTTAACAATtgggaaaatattttaaaataagatGTTTATACTCACATTTACTGACTGAGATAGCGGTCTGCCGGAGAGGTCTAAAAAACACTGAGGATGTTTGTGATTGGCAGGCTGCCGCCTGTGCTTCACTGTGATTGGTCGAACCGTGTGTCAATAGGGAGGGCTTTAAATCTACTGCGCATGTTCGGTAGAGAGAGCACAACAGTCTGGTTATTGTATAAACCTGCTTGTTTAATggatttgattgatttgataGTATTTATTACAGTTATTCTTAGCTTCCTTTACAAGAGGTTGTTTTGCAAATTGTGGCTTTATTAATGTTGAATAAAAACTGCAAATACTCATtatattttagcattttttggTCCTGGAAATTACTGTCAAGGTATTAGCTTTTTAAATATTACTCAGTATTATTACATTGCTGTTATGGTGCAGTATGAAGAACATAtctttacacatttatttttagtcGTATTTTGATTTCCAGAAGATATAGGtgcatatatgtatgtgcataGATATacaagtcaaatgaaatgtgtctcaTTATCTTTAGACctaaaatattcacaaaacacaaaataaaaattcagatatgtcacagaataaacaatgaaatatcCCATATCCcactaaaatatcccaataGCCTTaactaattttgagtagtgtatatacACTGTATGTACATCATACACCATCGTTTAATGCCTGTACAGtatgttgtatttgtatttttactaaCTCTTTTTTATCatctataaatgttttcttataAATTCTACACTGTGCCACTCCTACTCGGCGACTGTGATGTCGCTAAATTTCCCCCTCTGGGCTCAATAAAGAAGCCTACTTCAAGTTTTTATAGATCAttctaaaatgtaataatgttaaTTAGAACAACTTATTAGATTTTGGATTTTATGACCCACATATCTTCTGGATAATATCTGCAGATTTTATTAACAACACATAAATCATTTAGTCATGGGTTATTAACACCAGCGATAATACCAAATACATAACCACTAATCTCATGGATACAAAATAATATATCATATAAaaagtttatttacatttacacaattttttcagctctttgtttgtACATAATAGTTCTATCTAAAGTTTTACCTATACTTGTTATCCTAGTATTTATCTGTAtgtctttttgtatttaattacatttaaggATTGTTCCTGATGTGTAACACTGAGCAAAACTTAAAGCCAGTGGATGAGTtgtatttcaacatttgtaagtgtgacaccacaGGATATTCTTTAAGACACCTTGTGACAAATTCCAGTCACATTAGTGGCGACAAAACCCACCACTGATGACAAGTTGTGGCAAATCTTGACATCTTAAGGTGTGTTT from Sparus aurata chromosome 7, fSpaAur1.1, whole genome shotgun sequence carries:
- the LOC115584371 gene encoding proteasomal ubiquitin receptor ADRM1-like, which translates into the protein MASGALFPSMVSGSRGSSSKYLVEFRAGKMTMKGSTVTPDKRKGQVYIQQTDDSLIHFCWKDRTTGNVDDDLIIFPDDCEFKRVNQCTTGRVYVLKFKAGSKRLFFWMQEPKTDKDEENCRKVNEYLNNPPMPGTLGSGGSGGHDLSALGGEGGLQSLLGNMSHNQLMQLIGPTGLGGIGGLGALAGPGLANLLGSSSSSSSVPAASNSSTSPSTAVTPTSTSTASRLGSTQVPTTPITPSATSAASPTATTPSTPAVTSLAAGAANPTQPIQLRDLQSILATMNVPASGQGVDLASVLTPEIMAPILANPEVQQRLTPYLPSGESLPQSSEELQNTLSSPQFQQAMSMFSSALASGQLGPLMNQFGLPAEAVDAANKGDVEAFAKAMETETKSDQEGDAKDKKDDDEDMSLD